One Halioglobus japonicus DNA segment encodes these proteins:
- a CDS encoding class I SAM-dependent methyltransferase: protein MDYLQLLEDLFAAIPRQGPGSPAVLNRALALCDLDPEQALQVADIGCGTGTSTLALARALNADITAVDFLPRFLARLELQAQEAGLDKRIQTVCGSMDALPFVDNSLDLIFSEGAIYNIGFASGVNSWRRFLKPGGLLVVSEITWCHANPPATLREYWEQAYPEVGTASSKIQVLENAGYSPIAHFLLPQAAWTEHYYAPLAEQFAPFLARHPDNDDAHSIVADNQAEIAMYNEHSADFTYGMYIARKL, encoded by the coding sequence ATGGATTACCTGCAGCTACTTGAAGACCTGTTTGCCGCCATCCCACGCCAGGGACCCGGCAGCCCGGCAGTGCTCAATCGTGCACTTGCACTGTGTGACTTAGACCCTGAACAAGCGCTGCAGGTAGCCGATATTGGCTGCGGCACCGGCACATCCACTCTGGCGCTAGCGCGGGCACTGAATGCTGACATTACCGCCGTAGACTTCCTGCCGCGGTTTCTGGCACGCCTGGAGTTACAGGCCCAAGAGGCAGGGCTGGATAAGCGCATTCAAACCGTGTGCGGCTCCATGGACGCTCTGCCCTTTGTCGACAACAGCCTCGACCTGATCTTTTCAGAGGGCGCAATTTACAACATCGGCTTTGCCAGCGGCGTGAACAGCTGGCGACGCTTCCTCAAACCCGGCGGTTTATTGGTTGTATCAGAAATTACCTGGTGTCACGCCAACCCACCGGCGACACTGCGCGAATACTGGGAACAGGCCTATCCCGAGGTTGGCACCGCAAGCAGTAAAATTCAGGTGTTGGAAAATGCCGGCTACAGCCCTATTGCACACTTTCTGCTTCCGCAGGCGGCCTGGACAGAGCACTACTACGCGCCTCTCGCTGAACAGTTTGCACCCTTTCTAGCCCGCCACCCGGATAATGACGATGCGCATAGCATCGTCGCTGACAATCAGGCGGAGATCGCCATGTACAACGAACACAGCGCCGACTTCACCTATGGCATGTATATCGCGCGCAAGCTCTAG
- a CDS encoding alpha/beta hydrolase — protein sequence MASDNLEAIIDLIPENFADPNADFQAVRNTMAPFHNHPTDSDLRIDVKEVGGIRAGWYEYDRHADHACVALHYHGGAYVSCPLDVYHFYGGLIARALDMPVVMPDYRLAPEHPYPAAPMDCFNAYRGLLEMGVSPEKIVVLGESCGGGLAVDALLQARDEGLPMPACFVSLTGWFDLNVTTRPSGRDPFLTPEWVRNRGLDFTAGKVELDDGRASVCNANLEGLPHLFLQVGEYDTMAKGALRLAERATLAGVKVTLESWPEMIHGWHGLLDSGIPEAEEAWAQIKHFVDWKLQREKYAS from the coding sequence ATGGCGAGCGACAATCTCGAGGCAATCATCGACCTCATCCCGGAAAATTTCGCAGACCCCAATGCCGATTTTCAGGCAGTTCGAAACACCATGGCGCCTTTTCATAATCACCCAACGGACAGCGACCTGCGGATTGACGTCAAAGAAGTGGGTGGTATCAGAGCAGGCTGGTACGAATATGATCGCCACGCCGACCACGCTTGTGTCGCACTTCACTACCACGGTGGCGCCTACGTATCTTGTCCGTTGGATGTGTACCACTTTTACGGCGGTCTCATCGCAAGGGCATTGGATATGCCGGTGGTTATGCCGGACTACCGCCTGGCACCCGAACATCCGTATCCCGCCGCTCCCATGGATTGCTTTAATGCCTATCGAGGATTGCTGGAGATGGGCGTTTCCCCAGAGAAGATTGTTGTACTGGGTGAGTCTTGCGGCGGGGGCTTGGCGGTGGACGCACTATTACAGGCAAGAGATGAAGGGCTTCCGATGCCGGCATGTTTTGTGTCGCTGACGGGGTGGTTCGATTTGAATGTAACGACCAGGCCTTCGGGAAGGGATCCGTTTCTTACGCCGGAATGGGTAAGAAATCGTGGGCTCGATTTCACCGCGGGCAAAGTAGAGCTCGACGACGGCCGTGCCTCAGTCTGCAACGCGAATCTTGAAGGACTACCCCATCTGTTTCTACAGGTCGGCGAATACGACACCATGGCCAAAGGCGCACTGCGACTGGCTGAGCGTGCAACGCTGGCGGGAGTGAAAGTTACCCTGGAAAGCTGGCCGGAAATGATACACGGCTGGCACGGTCTGTTGGATTCTGGAATACCCGAAGCGGAGGAAGCCTGGGCTCAGATTAAGCACTTTGTCGACTGGAAACTGCAGCGGGAAAAGTATGCAAGCTGA
- a CDS encoding VOC family protein yields MKFNHIGIPTLEKFDGEIDLPHLKMTVSDHENNPFGIQWQRYWKDAPYPELVKSVPHVAFEVSDLDNALKGQKIIIQPNSPSDGLTVAFIEVNGAPVELMQYDKNT; encoded by the coding sequence ATGAAATTTAATCATATAGGCATACCAACACTAGAAAAATTTGATGGTGAAATTGATTTGCCTCATTTAAAAATGACGGTATCTGATCATGAAAACAATCCCTTTGGTATTCAGTGGCAAAGGTACTGGAAAGATGCACCTTATCCAGAGCTTGTTAAATCTGTGCCTCATGTTGCTTTTGAAGTAAGTGATTTAGACAATGCATTAAAAGGGCAAAAGATAATCATTCAACCAAATTCACCCAGTGACGGTTTAACAGTTGCGTTCATAGAAGTTAATGGAGCACCAGTAGAATTAATGCAGTATGACAAAAACACATAA
- a CDS encoding GlxA family transcriptional regulator, whose translation MYRIGALLYPQALATSITLPLEILQAAAQLARVESRQSFAVTSILAAPDLRPVSLLGGLTLAPDISYDELNDLDLLIIPAIWRNPQPIVAAARPWLPQLRDLAKAGTRLCGVGTGACMLAEAGLLDGRPATTHWNYRQEFARRYPKVAFKSRHLITQSDNIFCVGSVNSIADLAVHLIEEWYGEGIARAVESQFSPEIRRPFRAAAYQTGSDSSHHDELVAEAQDMIRSQLSNPPRLADIAAQLGISERSLNRRFHQASGSSPREWVQNLRISRARELLRHSNLPANEVAWQVGINDASHFGALFKRRVGMTPAKYREAVRGKLFTPGVP comes from the coding sequence ATGTATCGTATAGGCGCACTGCTATACCCACAGGCCCTGGCTACCAGTATCACCCTGCCCCTGGAAATTTTGCAGGCCGCTGCGCAACTGGCCCGGGTGGAATCCAGGCAATCTTTCGCGGTGACTTCGATATTGGCCGCTCCCGACCTGCGCCCGGTGTCACTGCTAGGCGGACTGACCCTGGCGCCGGACATTAGCTATGATGAGCTAAACGACCTGGACCTGCTCATCATTCCGGCGATCTGGCGCAACCCGCAACCCATTGTGGCTGCCGCCCGCCCCTGGCTACCGCAGTTGCGCGACCTGGCCAAGGCCGGCACCCGTCTGTGTGGCGTTGGCACCGGCGCCTGCATGCTGGCCGAAGCGGGTTTGCTCGACGGCCGCCCGGCCACCACACACTGGAACTACCGCCAGGAGTTCGCCCGCCGCTATCCCAAGGTGGCGTTCAAGAGCCGCCACCTGATCACGCAAAGCGACAATATCTTCTGCGTGGGCAGCGTGAACTCCATCGCCGACCTGGCCGTCCACCTGATTGAAGAGTGGTACGGTGAAGGCATTGCCCGGGCTGTGGAAAGCCAGTTCTCACCAGAGATCCGCCGTCCGTTTCGCGCTGCGGCATATCAGACCGGCTCAGACAGCAGTCACCACGACGAACTGGTGGCCGAGGCCCAGGACATGATTCGCAGCCAGCTGAGCAATCCGCCAAGGCTTGCCGACATCGCCGCGCAACTGGGCATCAGCGAGCGCAGCCTCAACCGGCGTTTTCATCAGGCCAGCGGCAGCAGCCCCCGGGAGTGGGTTCAGAACCTGCGTATCAGCCGCGCCCGTGAACTCCTCAGACACAGCAACCTGCCGGCCAACGAGGTGGCTTGGCAAGTCGGTATCAACGACGCCAGCCACTTTGGAGCACTGTTCAAACGCAGGGTAGGCATGACCCCGGCAAAGTACCGCGAGGCCGTACGGGGCAAGCTTTTCACCCCGGGTGTGCCTTGA
- a CDS encoding VOC family protein: MSVSFTHLALHVRDLEACVAFYTSYAQMQLTHNRVNQGKRVVWLAQAGREKEFIVVLIPGGPGREQAPADYSHLGFAVDSKEAVDTIADMARSDGILEWEPREEPYPVGYYCGIRDPDGNFVEFSFGQPLGPGAEGN, translated from the coding sequence ATGTCAGTTTCGTTTACTCATCTTGCTTTGCACGTTCGTGACCTTGAAGCGTGTGTTGCTTTTTATACGTCATATGCGCAAATGCAATTGACTCATAATCGAGTTAACCAGGGGAAGCGGGTCGTCTGGTTGGCTCAGGCTGGTAGGGAAAAAGAATTTATTGTCGTACTTATCCCCGGTGGTCCCGGCCGGGAGCAGGCCCCTGCAGACTACTCTCATCTCGGTTTTGCTGTGGACAGTAAAGAGGCTGTCGATACTATCGCAGATATGGCTCGATCAGATGGTATCTTGGAGTGGGAGCCACGGGAGGAGCCATATCCAGTAGGCTACTACTGCGGAATAAGAGATCCAGATGGCAATTTCGTTGAGTTTAGCTTTGGGCAGCCGTTAGGCCCGGGCGCGGAAGGAAACTAA
- a CDS encoding DUF3267 domain-containing protein, with product MEARTRKMLRVIARILLLVTTGDTAYATWLWIQSDPTEVGSGPLADVWLGWALVSICLAPIAFTLRFEKWRIFGGRSSWSAAHGRDVAGLVKFHVGAPPENTRHNLEKYIRLKEPSKDEFRRIMKYLSVAMTLFFAALWWVVDPLIFSNLLDTSPFVVLLVIVFLVPIHELLHAAIYPLGNRREILFGYWPEMFVFYASYQGRLSRNRWLLVYVFPFVVLSFVPLLIVLFFSVPPWLAVSSIINAGASVGDLVAVAMILRQVPSQSVIVQNGWDTFWQRMT from the coding sequence ATGGAAGCTAGAACTAGAAAGATGCTGAGAGTAATTGCACGAATTCTTTTACTAGTTACGACAGGCGACACCGCCTACGCTACGTGGCTATGGATACAGTCAGATCCAACTGAGGTTGGATCTGGCCCACTAGCGGATGTGTGGCTTGGTTGGGCCCTGGTTTCAATCTGTCTCGCTCCCATTGCATTCACGCTTCGTTTCGAAAAGTGGAGAATTTTCGGTGGTCGCTCATCTTGGAGTGCTGCACACGGTCGTGACGTCGCGGGTTTAGTAAAATTTCATGTCGGAGCACCACCGGAGAACACAAGGCATAACCTAGAAAAGTATATTCGGCTAAAGGAGCCAAGCAAAGATGAGTTCCGTCGAATAATGAAGTACCTTTCGGTGGCAATGACCTTATTCTTTGCAGCTCTTTGGTGGGTGGTTGATCCTCTTATTTTTAGCAATTTGCTTGATACTAGTCCGTTCGTGGTGCTCTTGGTGATTGTCTTTCTTGTACCTATTCATGAGCTGCTTCATGCTGCAATTTATCCGCTAGGTAATCGTCGTGAAATCCTTTTTGGTTATTGGCCGGAGATGTTTGTCTTCTATGCGTCATACCAAGGGCGCCTTAGTAGGAACAGGTGGCTCCTTGTGTATGTTTTTCCGTTTGTTGTACTGTCATTCGTGCCATTGCTAATCGTACTCTTTTTCTCCGTTCCTCCATGGTTAGCGGTTTCATCGATTATCAACGCTGGAGCCTCTGTTGGAGACTTGGTGGCAGTGGCCATGATTCTCAGACAAGTTCCTAGCCAGAGCGTTATTGTCCAAAACGGTTGGGACACATTCTGGCAGCGAATGACATGA
- the ribB gene encoding 3,4-dihydroxy-2-butanone-4-phosphate synthase — MALSSVPDILDDIRAGKMVILMDDEDRENEGDLIIAAEAATPEMITFFSSEACGLICMPITEERARQLQLPLMVRDNRSQHETNFTVSIDAAEKKGPGISSVQRAHTALTAVAPGAKPMDIIQPGHIFPLVAKPGGVLRRAGHTEAGVDLARMAGFEPAALIVEIMNEDGTMARRPELEVFAEKHGLKMGTIADLIEYRALHEQSIELRNTKTITTEFGEFELHTFLDLIDDTVHYALTCGEISEDAEVPVRVQTVNTLRDVLGTTIADSRPGWSYRRAMAHVAKAGCGVVVLIGQEQSPEQALAEVVQFPEPPSVTGPADTSGQQNYRVIGTGSQILKRLGVGKMKLLSAPVHFNALSGFNLEVTDFVEPE, encoded by the coding sequence ATGGCCCTTTCCAGCGTACCTGACATTCTGGACGACATCCGCGCCGGCAAGATGGTCATCCTGATGGATGACGAAGATCGCGAAAATGAAGGCGACCTGATTATCGCCGCCGAGGCAGCAACCCCGGAGATGATTACGTTCTTCTCCAGCGAAGCCTGTGGACTCATCTGCATGCCGATTACCGAAGAACGCGCGCGTCAGCTGCAACTGCCACTCATGGTGCGGGACAATCGCTCCCAGCACGAAACCAACTTCACGGTATCCATCGACGCGGCCGAGAAAAAAGGCCCCGGCATCAGTTCCGTGCAACGTGCGCACACCGCCCTGACAGCAGTAGCTCCCGGTGCCAAGCCCATGGACATTATCCAACCCGGGCATATCTTCCCGCTGGTCGCCAAGCCAGGCGGTGTACTGCGCCGCGCGGGCCACACCGAAGCCGGTGTAGACCTCGCCCGCATGGCAGGCTTCGAGCCAGCTGCACTAATTGTCGAAATCATGAACGAAGACGGCACCATGGCCCGCCGCCCGGAACTTGAGGTATTCGCCGAGAAACACGGCCTGAAAATGGGTACGATTGCCGACCTCATCGAATACCGCGCCCTGCACGAGCAGTCTATCGAGCTGCGTAACACCAAAACCATCACGACAGAGTTTGGCGAATTCGAGCTGCACACCTTCCTCGACCTGATCGACGACACCGTGCACTACGCCCTCACCTGCGGAGAGATCAGCGAAGACGCCGAGGTGCCGGTGCGGGTACAAACGGTGAACACCCTGCGTGACGTACTCGGCACCACCATCGCCGACAGCAGGCCCGGGTGGTCTTACCGTCGAGCTATGGCGCATGTGGCTAAAGCCGGCTGCGGTGTTGTAGTTCTCATTGGCCAGGAACAGAGCCCCGAGCAGGCACTGGCTGAGGTTGTGCAGTTCCCGGAGCCGCCCAGCGTAACCGGCCCTGCCGATACCAGCGGCCAGCAGAACTATCGCGTCATCGGTACCGGCTCACAAATCCTCAAACGCCTGGGTGTCGGCAAAATGAAACTGCTGTCGGCCCCGGTGCATTTTAACGCCCTCTCCGGCTTTAACCTTGAGGTTACCGACTTCGTTGAACCGGAATAG
- a CDS encoding acetyl-CoA C-acyltransferase: protein MSEETVVIVDGARTPMGGLQGSLSSVPAPELASTAVRAALAKSGIGGDAVDEVFMGCVLPAGLKQCPARQTAIGADIPVSAGAVTVNKACGSGMQAAIFGYDSIVAGTNSVVVAGGMESMSNAPHMLPTGSRGGLRTGHTQLFDHMFLDGLEDAYTGRAMGSFAQETADERGITREQMDAFAVESLSRAKAAIDDGSLKAEIAPVTVKSRRGETVVEDDEQPHKAAVDKIPNLRPAFAKDGTITAANASSISDGASALVMMSAAVAGERGLQPLARMVAHARHSQAPGEFTIAPIGAIQKLLQKTGWSVEDVDLFEINEAFAMVTMLAMEDLGLDHAKVNIHGGACAQGHPIGSTGSRILVSLMYALKKLGKKRGVAALCIGGGEATAVAIELIEE from the coding sequence ATGTCTGAAGAAACAGTAGTCATCGTCGACGGTGCCCGCACGCCCATGGGCGGCCTACAGGGCAGCCTCAGCAGCGTACCCGCGCCCGAACTGGCCAGCACCGCCGTGCGCGCTGCCCTCGCCAAAAGCGGCATTGGCGGCGACGCGGTAGATGAGGTGTTCATGGGCTGCGTACTGCCCGCTGGGCTCAAGCAGTGCCCTGCCCGCCAGACAGCAATTGGCGCAGACATTCCAGTATCGGCCGGCGCCGTGACCGTAAACAAGGCCTGCGGCAGCGGCATGCAGGCCGCTATCTTCGGCTACGACAGTATTGTGGCTGGCACCAACAGCGTGGTGGTTGCTGGCGGCATGGAGAGCATGTCGAATGCACCGCACATGTTGCCCACCGGCAGCCGCGGCGGCCTGCGCACCGGCCATACCCAGCTGTTCGACCACATGTTTCTCGACGGCCTCGAAGACGCTTATACCGGACGTGCCATGGGTAGCTTTGCCCAGGAGACTGCCGATGAACGCGGCATCACCCGAGAGCAAATGGATGCTTTCGCCGTGGAATCCCTCAGCCGCGCCAAGGCGGCTATTGACGACGGTTCCCTCAAGGCAGAAATCGCACCGGTGACGGTAAAGTCCCGCCGCGGCGAAACCGTGGTGGAAGACGACGAGCAACCGCACAAGGCGGCTGTCGACAAGATCCCCAACCTGCGTCCCGCCTTTGCCAAAGACGGCACCATCACTGCGGCCAACGCCAGCTCTATTTCCGATGGCGCCAGCGCCCTGGTAATGATGTCTGCAGCTGTCGCCGGGGAGCGTGGCCTCCAGCCCCTGGCCCGAATGGTCGCCCATGCACGCCACAGCCAGGCACCCGGTGAATTTACCATTGCACCCATCGGCGCTATCCAGAAGCTGCTGCAAAAAACGGGTTGGTCCGTCGAAGATGTAGATCTCTTTGAGATCAACGAGGCGTTTGCCATGGTCACCATGCTCGCCATGGAAGACCTCGGTCTGGATCACGCCAAGGTCAACATCCACGGCGGTGCCTGCGCCCAGGGCCACCCCATTGGCTCAACCGGTTCGCGCATTCTGGTGAGCCTGATGTACGCCCTGAAAAAACTCGGCAAAAAACGCGGCGTTGCCGCTCTGTGTATTGGCGGCGGCGAAGCTACCGCTGTCGCCATTGAATTGATTGAGGAATAA
- a CDS encoding beta-ketoacyl synthase: MSKQRLPVIVSFGGINGAGRASGHHGVARMAYEALPEQTQQSTLASLASMMALDGAAGNEQYILDHTLIRKIEGQHFDVDAVLWNQRFPTESNGHPVNFDIETRHLPDAIPPSWKVTPTSVTHVNVNIRGHQEFLLPTARDFEVKAAGQLPTGYEPGTLYPSRSHPRGLQMTVCAASDALGNLGLNWEDLQRKVPADQISVYAGSAMGQLDSAGAGGMLKARYNGKRVTSKYCPLSLAEMPSDFINAYILGTMGATGATLGACASFLYNMRMGIADIRAGRARVAFIGSAEAPINAEVMEGYAAMGALATDKELRALDGLASDSAPDHRRACRPFAENCGFTIAESAQMIVLFDDELAMELGATVFGAATDVFVNADGYKKSISGPGVGNYITMAKATAAARAIVGENALRTGGIVQAHGTGTPQNRTSESEILSRVAEAFGIEQWPVAALKSYLGHSLGAASGDQVTSTLGMWHHGIIPGINTIDGIADDVAQDHLAFSRAHREFDASEAAYAVINSKGFGGNNASATMLSPSTVRNMLKARYSKAQWQAYEAANEVVRETQQGYDAGMTNGTIDPVYRFDHGVLQDGDVELDGSRIVVGGYEVSLDLESPYEDMTL; this comes from the coding sequence ATGTCGAAACAGCGGTTGCCCGTGATTGTCAGCTTTGGTGGTATCAATGGTGCTGGGAGAGCATCCGGACATCACGGCGTCGCTCGCATGGCTTATGAAGCCCTGCCAGAGCAGACTCAACAGAGCACGCTGGCCTCGCTGGCCAGTATGATGGCCCTTGACGGTGCTGCGGGCAATGAACAGTACATTCTCGATCACACTCTCATCCGCAAGATCGAGGGCCAGCATTTCGACGTTGATGCCGTGTTGTGGAACCAGCGGTTTCCCACCGAGAGCAACGGTCATCCGGTGAACTTCGATATTGAAACCCGCCATCTGCCCGACGCCATTCCGCCCAGCTGGAAAGTAACGCCCACGTCTGTCACTCACGTGAATGTGAATATCCGCGGTCACCAGGAATTCCTATTGCCCACCGCGCGGGATTTTGAGGTAAAGGCGGCCGGCCAGTTGCCCACGGGCTATGAGCCGGGAACGCTGTACCCCTCGCGCAGCCATCCCCGTGGCCTGCAGATGACCGTGTGCGCAGCCTCTGATGCGCTAGGTAACCTCGGCCTCAACTGGGAGGATTTGCAGCGCAAGGTGCCCGCTGACCAGATCAGCGTGTATGCCGGCAGTGCCATGGGGCAGCTCGACAGTGCCGGCGCCGGCGGTATGCTCAAAGCCCGCTACAATGGTAAACGCGTCACCTCCAAATACTGCCCCTTAAGCCTCGCCGAAATGCCCTCGGATTTTATCAATGCCTATATACTCGGCACCATGGGTGCCACCGGGGCGACCCTCGGTGCCTGTGCGTCATTCCTGTACAACATGCGTATGGGGATTGCCGATATTCGCGCCGGTCGCGCGCGAGTGGCATTTATTGGTTCTGCCGAAGCACCGATTAATGCCGAGGTGATGGAAGGCTATGCCGCGATGGGCGCGCTGGCGACGGACAAAGAACTGCGCGCGCTGGATGGTCTGGCTTCGGACTCCGCTCCCGATCATCGCCGCGCGTGTCGGCCGTTTGCTGAAAACTGTGGCTTTACCATTGCCGAATCCGCGCAGATGATTGTGCTGTTCGACGATGAGCTGGCAATGGAGTTGGGTGCCACCGTGTTCGGTGCCGCCACCGATGTCTTCGTCAACGCGGATGGCTACAAGAAGTCGATCTCCGGCCCTGGTGTGGGTAACTACATTACCATGGCAAAAGCGACGGCTGCGGCCCGGGCAATTGTCGGTGAGAACGCACTACGCACCGGCGGCATTGTGCAGGCTCACGGCACCGGCACGCCGCAAAACCGCACCAGTGAGTCTGAAATTCTCTCGCGCGTAGCTGAGGCCTTTGGCATTGAGCAATGGCCTGTTGCGGCTCTTAAGAGTTATCTGGGCCACTCTCTCGGCGCCGCCTCCGGTGACCAGGTCACATCGACACTCGGCATGTGGCATCACGGCATTATCCCGGGCATTAACACCATTGATGGCATTGCCGACGATGTGGCGCAGGACCATCTCGCTTTTAGTCGGGCGCATCGCGAATTCGACGCTTCCGAGGCGGCCTATGCAGTGATCAACTCCAAAGGCTTCGGCGGGAACAACGCCTCGGCGACCATGCTCAGTCCAAGCACCGTTCGCAATATGCTCAAGGCCCGCTATTCCAAGGCGCAATGGCAGGCCTACGAGGCGGCTAACGAGGTGGTGCGTGAAACCCAGCAGGGCTATGATGCGGGTATGACGAACGGCACCATTGATCCCGTATATCGTTTCGATCATGGGGTGTTGCAGGATGGTGATGTTGAACTGGATGGCTCCCGCATCGTGGTGGGTGGATACGAGGTCAGCCTTGATCTCGAATCACCCTATGAGGACATGACCCTATGA
- a CDS encoding reverse transcriptase domain-containing protein, translated as MDRAGIAYVRYMDDWVIMTPRRHQLRRGIRLIQQTLQQLKLSTHPDKTWVGKIDRGFTFLGYHHTRAGVRPAKDTIARFRERITQLYEQGAGNARIGAYATRWWRWVCAGLPGTQVLVEQKALTGATSRLSPAP; from the coding sequence ATGGACCGCGCTGGCATTGCCTATGTGCGTTACATGGATGACTGGGTCATCATGACGCCTCGCCGTCACCAACTCAGGCGGGGTATTCGCCTAATCCAGCAGACCTTGCAGCAGCTCAAACTCAGCACCCATCCAGACAAAACCTGGGTGGGCAAGATAGACCGGGGCTTTACGTTTCTGGGCTACCACCACACCCGTGCTGGCGTGAGGCCAGCCAAAGACACCATCGCGCGTTTTCGTGAGCGAATCACCCAGCTTTATGAGCAAGGTGCGGGCAACGCCCGCATTGGGGCTTACGCAACACGCTGGTGGCGTTGGGTGTGTGCGGGTTTACCCGGAACGCAGGTGCTGGTCGAACAGAAGGCCCTCACCGGGGCCACGAGCAGACTGTCACCCGCACCGTGA
- a CDS encoding midcut-by-XrtH protein: protein MSIKHAWAAISSLTLSSVAFAQTSGTLTYGPASVTAAPTPVDSVAPAVPVPMPSLLLIPLGVLLALVGYRALRGPQGRKLLSVMLLGAGLTLSALGSLNIPQALASIIPLELDNPEGGEIDLPVEPAQISNTSGVALKLGSLRIDDSCTSQPPPTTQCESGLILESGDSCAVDYDCKKVVFVTSTTQPGNLGGLGGADGICTDLAASAGLQNHGNYKAWLSDSVKDVASRFAPSDYEYRLVDGTVIASGFSDITDGRLREPIDLDEGGTQLPSDYLYAWTGTDKFGNLSDYSGNQVFDTCADWATSIDAFSGNAGYSLSIDIDWTESYLPSCDTLSRLYCFEQ from the coding sequence ATGAGCATCAAGCACGCATGGGCGGCGATTTCATCGCTGACACTCTCTTCAGTCGCATTCGCGCAAACAAGCGGTACCCTGACATATGGGCCTGCGTCAGTGACCGCTGCTCCGACTCCCGTTGATTCAGTCGCACCGGCAGTGCCCGTGCCGATGCCTTCGCTGCTGTTAATACCGCTTGGCGTTTTGTTGGCGCTGGTTGGCTATCGCGCATTGCGCGGCCCGCAGGGGCGTAAATTATTGAGTGTGATGTTATTGGGGGCGGGTCTCACCCTGAGCGCATTGGGTAGCCTGAACATTCCCCAGGCACTGGCTAGTATTATTCCGCTTGAGCTGGACAACCCTGAAGGCGGGGAAATTGATCTACCTGTCGAGCCGGCGCAAATCAGTAATACCTCTGGCGTAGCGCTGAAGCTGGGTTCCTTGAGGATAGATGATAGCTGTACTTCCCAACCCCCGCCCACCACGCAATGCGAGAGCGGCCTCATCCTTGAATCGGGTGACAGTTGCGCCGTCGATTACGACTGCAAGAAAGTTGTGTTCGTTACGAGCACCACTCAACCCGGAAATTTGGGAGGTCTTGGCGGTGCAGACGGAATTTGCACAGATCTGGCGGCTTCGGCCGGTTTGCAAAATCATGGCAATTACAAGGCATGGTTATCTGACAGCGTAAAGGACGTAGCGTCCAGATTCGCTCCGAGTGATTACGAATACCGCTTGGTCGATGGCACGGTTATCGCGAGCGGCTTCTCCGACATCACTGATGGTCGACTGAGGGAGCCTATTGATCTTGATGAGGGCGGCACACAGCTGCCTTCGGATTACTTGTATGCTTGGACAGGAACGGACAAGTTTGGAAACCTTAGCGACTATTCCGGTAATCAAGTTTTTGACACTTGCGCTGATTGGGCAACCTCTATTGATGCATTTTCTGGCAACGCGGGCTATAGTCTCAGTATCGATATTGATTGGACCGAATCGTACCTTCCTTCCTGTGACACTTTGTCTCGGTTGTACTGTTTCGAGCAATGA